The Denticeps clupeoides chromosome 16, fDenClu1.1, whole genome shotgun sequence DNA segment aaaaaactGCACGCGAATCGTAATGGACGAAACGCGCGCACGGAGCGAGGCGTGACTGGCGTTCCGGCGCTCAGCATGCCTTCACCCCCCCCcgcaccctaaaaaaaaaaaaaaaacaacaggaccCCCGACCCCCTGTCCCGCACGCCGGCTAGTCCAGCGGGTCGCCGGTTATCTAGCCGCGGGAAGTGGGGTGCCGCTCACGCCGAGATGCTCTTACCAGATGGAGCTCTTGATTTTGAGCTGCAGCGCACTTGCCTCGGTCCCCTGTAGCCCCGGGACCAGGGACGGCAGGAGACCCGGTCCAGACGAAGGCTGCGAGAGCTGTTGATCATCGGCCATGGCGATGATGTTCggaagggagggagaggtggttgggtggggggggggcggttcTAGTGAGCAGGCCTCGGCGTGGACCGCGGGAAGGGAGCTATCCCCCGGCCACGGCACATCACGGACCCGCCCGAGTGCAGGTTCCGACGGCTGAAGCGGTAACGCGTTGCCACGGGGATCCGACCGCGAAGTCACATTTTCCGGCGATCGTGCGTGGCAAAACAAAAGCGCAGGTCGCGAGCAGGAAAAACACGCTTCACGTGGGGCGCGCAGCAGCCAAACAGACGGACGGACAGCGCTGTCTGCTCCGCTGCCGAGTCGCCCGCCCCACGAACGACTCCTTCGGGACGAGTCGTTCTCTGACGCGAGCGCGGCCGACTCGTTACGAACGATTCGTTTTCGCGATTGCGGTATTTACGTGCAGATCATTGCCGCGTGTCGCGCGTTAGAAATGACGTAACTTTGATCGAAGGCCTCCCCGGACACTCTAGCTGGAAATGGCCGCAAATGAATGGAACTGGATGTGGCTGGACACATTTATACGGAAGCCCAGTATCAGAAACATGTAGTCTTGATTTCTCTCAGAAAGCCCCTTTCAACGATCTTGgtacagctgaaaacagttgaAATTATCAGAAAAGCAACGCGATTGGCCGTATTAAGATTGGTTGAGTATCGGAGGCATCAATGGCTGAccattttatgtttgtgttttatattctcGACAGTAAAACTACGATAGTGTTTGAATGCAACCTTTACGTGAACAGCCCCGACACAATTTAACCAGGAACTCCTTTCGGCTCCGAAAGATCCGAATCTTCAAGGCGAGCTGAGACGAAAGATCCGAATCAGTGAGCCACCTGAGCGGCGCATGCGCACTAGACATCAGAGGCAGAAAAACACGCGCCTCCAGTGTCTCATGGTAGCTCGGGGTCGAGGGATGCCAGATCTCTCTTTTAAAACTAAAACGCAACAATTAAACACGTATGAACATTCTTTCTAACATAATGACGCCGTCGGTATGCATTTCGAGTCAAATCCATTCAACGTTACATTGGAAACGAGCCCTGGCGTGTTGAGTGTGACGCGTCGTAGCCGGACGGTCGCCGGAAGTGGTGGGTGACCGTCGCCATGCCACCGCGACGCTTTGCAGCACGCAGACCCCGGCGAACATGGCAGAGAGTCGCGCTTCGGTCCAGGTGGGCCGccgtgttgtgttgtgtttcgTGTTAAATGCTTCTACGTGTAATAATAATTGGTCAAATTTGGCGAAACGCCATATTAACCTTTGTTCCCGCCACCGGCAGAGGAAGGAGAGTTGTTCGGCGCGCACCGCAAGGCCACCGGGACTCGCAAAAGCTGGCAAACGACCGGTCTCCGCGCCGCAAAAAGAAACGCCGATGATGGACATATTCGCAAAGGAGCAAGAATACAAGTATGTGTGCATGCAGCcaatttctgttctttttgcgAGCCATGTGAAGATTTATATAGTCAGCTCTAACCACGCAAGCAAGGTCTCCAtctcttttcattttacattcaacgtgttttctttattttcatgaccatttacattggtagattcccacatcaaaactatgaatgaacacgtgttatgtacttaacaaaaaaataactgaaataagtgaaaacatgttttatattctagtttctttgctctgattactgctttgcacactcttggcattctctcgatgagcttcaagaggtcgtcacctgaaatggttctccaacagtcttgaaggagttcccagaggtgtttagcacttgttggcccctttgccttcactctgcggtccagctcaccccaaaccatctcgattgggttcaggtccggtgactgtggaggccaggtctccactttttgttaagtacataactccacatgtgttcattcatagttttgatgccttcagtgagaatctaccaatgtaaatggtcatgaaaataaagaaaacacattgaatgaaaaggtgtgtccaaacctttggcctgtactgtataaagcTGAACCTCTTCagacaaaaacataataaagcaaTTTGAAAAGCGAAAAGTTTACAGAAATGGACTAATACACAGACTCGGTACATTGCAGAAATATTTCACTGCACTTGTGTCCAGCATAGTTCATTATATTCTGAAATGGTTGATTGATACTAACATTGTATTTACAAATACTGAAAAGTTGAACAATTTTTTCTAGGCGTATGAATGCAGAGCTGGAGGCGAGAACCGCAGAAATTGTAAGGCAAGCAGAGGAAGTCATGGtaagaattatttaaaaaaaatttttttttgacctTACAGCCTCAGGGGGtgccagtagcctagtgggaaggacaatcgcctatgaaccagaagtccacaaAGTCAGTGATTctaatcccacttgctaccattgtgtccctgagcaagacactttaccctgagtgtctccagggggactgtccctctaactactggttgtatgtcgctctggataagggcgtctgataaacaagttcattatctgtttttttttttttttttttttttatcacagagAGGACAGAATAAAGTATTGACCAAGCCATTGCCATCTCATCTTGATGTGGAACTTGAGGGGGACTATGAGGATTCCAGGTAATCACTCACTTAGCAAAGTtatgattccttttttttttattttgtggtaagaatgtttttttctttaacaggAATGCACAATCAGTGACAGTTTCAGAAGGGGGAAAGGTACCCATatccatatttttttaaagagcacgTTCTATAAACGTGGAATTATTGAATCCAAATAATATATCTGTctgcattatttttattgtttgtctGCTTATTTTTTCCATGAATGCAGCGGTCAGCAAAGAAAGATTCTAGCAAAAACACATTGCCAAGCAGACAACAGTCCAGGAATGGAATAAAGCCACAGTAAGGTTTTCTATAGTTGCATGAAACTCTTCGACAGAAACGTTTTCAAGGCTGTGAGCGTATGGTGCTGCTCCACAGGAAAAAGAAAGCGGGTGGCACTGTAGCTGAGGATGTTGCCATCGTTGAGGCCGATTTCTCACTGGAAAAAACAATCAGTGACATTGAGGCGAGGTTGGACGATGGGGTCAGTCCAGAACTCCGGGACGACGTCATGCCCAGTGCTGGGGACAGAATGGGCTCAGGTAGGCTCAGCGATTGCTTTTCTTTGTCGTCCGCCATCCTAAATTGCAGTTCtgaattatttcatttctgtAATTCCTCAGAGGCTCAGATTCGCTTTTTAAAGGCAAAACTGAGAGTGATGCAGGAGGAGTTAGACAGGCTGTCGCATGAATGCAATAAGaaggtgaaataaaaaacaaaaacctaatGAAACGTGTTAGTAATGTTGAGattaagtgattttttttcagtttaatgttgttttttcttaaCAGGACAATGAAAGCAGCTCTTTCAGCAACAAGTTGAAGGATGCCGAGGAGGACCGAAGCAGACTACAGAGGACAACAAACATCCAGCAAAGCCAGATTGAGAAGCACAGAGCCGTCGTGGAGGAGGCCAACAGGAGATGTGATGGGCTACAGCATCAAGTAACGGCACTGCAGAAAGTAAGTGAGCAGGAGAGCGCAACACCGCACCCCAAACCAGCCTCCTTCAAACTCTCAGTTCTCAGCAGGAATTATCTGAATCGTCTGTGCACCTTTCGTTTCCCACCTTCCCTTTAATGCCCAAGGATTTCTGTAATTCTGTCTTCATTCTGAATGATTAATTAttgcacccagggagcagtgtgtgtgacctgtgaggtgattgtcacatgtgatacagtgcacacagtgaaatttgtcctctgcatttaacccatcaccctgagtgagcagtgggcagccatgacaggcacccgggtagcagtgtgtggggatggtgctttgctcagtggcaccatggcggatcgggattcgaaccggcaaccttctggttagggggccgcttccttaaccgctaggcccctgtgggccaccactgacctgaGCGGCACTTTGACattttggggtttgaacccgaaATAGTACAGTTACGAGTCTggttccttagccgctaggccacccacctgtgtgtgtatgtttgcataTCACACTCTGAATGCTTTACTTAATTTTTCTTTAAACCCAGGAAATAGAGGAACTAAAGCGGGCACAAAAACAGGCAGCAATCAATCACAGTGCCACGGAGGTCCGGCTGAACAGAGCACTGGAGGAAGCAGAAAAATACAAGACTCAGCTAAATAAAATCAAGCAGAATAATAAGGTGAGGTGCCTCGAATGGATTTCCGTGTGCCAGGGCCCTTGCTAAAATTCTGAGCTCTGaaaggctttttattttttagaggTTTGTGATACTTTGTGAAATCTGTGCAACTGACCTATATTCCATTAAAACAAGGAGTCTGCAAGCCAAGAACACCAGAAAATTGAAATAttacaagctgaaaacaagaagCTTGAAAAACAAAAGGCTGAACTGATAGCAGGATTTAACAAACAACTGAAGCTAATCGACATATTAAAACGTCAGAAGGTAGGTTCAAAATacgaaaaaatgaaaaatgtgaaatttattaTGGTCATTGTTTTCTAATATCATTATTCCTCCATTTGAAAGATGCATTTCGAGGCAGCCAAGATGTTGTCCTTTACAGAAGAAGAATTCGTAAAAGCTCTGGACTGGGGAAAATTTTAAATGTGATCatttctgttattattattttccactGAACTGAAGCTGATATTCCTGTCACTGTAGGGAGGTAGAATAAGCGATTTTGTAGGCATGTACCACatagatttttatttctgttaaaaatATACATCTGTTTTTTGCAACTTATACAGGCATTTATGTGCGTGGTACGCAGAGAGTGCAGAGTGAAGTGGGCCCGCCATCTAGTGGTAGAAATAGAAATATGCCATTTTCAATAAAGAACATAAAGGTCGTTtggatacatttatacagtcTTGGTTTTCATACATTCAAAATAGTCTGATATTAGATATGTGGATGTGTTCATTGTTCATCACCAGCCTTCTGTCTCTCTTAGTAGTCAACTGGGGGAAGGGTCACCATTCTAGTGAACTCTTCATAGTGTACACGGCCATCAGGACCAACGTTGGCTTCGCTGAACAGATCGTCCACtgcaatatattaaataataagacACATTTGCAGGTAGACAACAGCTATAATGTACATATGAGGTTCACATGAAGACAGatgcacacaaaacaaaatcaaatataaatgtgaatagAAGACAGATGTTTTCAGAATCACAGAAACAATTACCTTCTTCATTAGTCAGTTTTTCCCCCAATCCTGTAAGCTTAGCCCTCAGCTCAGAGGCGAGAATGTAGCCTTTCTTCTGCTTGTCTGTCATGCGCATGGCCTCTAGGATCTCTGCCTTTGGGTCTTCTTGCTGCATCTGTCTATGCATCATGGTAAGAAATGTGGAAAAGTCCACCTCTCCCTTTTTATctaaagaaccaaaaaacaaaacaacaaaaaaagtacaTCTGTAACTCCTATGGAAACAAATTACACATTAAATGTGTAattgaaaatgtgtaattaattgAAATGTCCTCAGTGTACCTATTTTGTGAACCTGTAGATGTCGGTCGATCTCACTAAAGGTCGGGCTTGTCCCTAAACATCTCATCACAGTAATCAGGTCCTTGGCCTCAATCTTCCCTTTGCGCTTCTTATCATACAGTGAAAAGCACTCTTTAAATTctgcagaggacaaaaaaattgttattattttttaaaatgtctattAATGAGATAAACAGCATCCTAACCATGAATGGAAGTATTGTAAACATGCGTGAGTGGTATTTTGTATACTTCACTAATGCTTTTGGAAAAACTGCATCAGTTGAGGACaccaattaaatattaaataataacagtctatattattatatttattgacaAAGCTTAGCATGTTCAGTACTGTAAAGGTGTCCCAGAGTATCTGTTAGACATTCAATATTCATTCGagtgtaagattttttttttcttttattatttaacaattttattatttattactctTCATATCTTGACAACAGTCACTAGAGTCCACGTACATCATTGTGGTTCACAAACCTGGTTTTTCTAAAGACCCACCTACACCTTTATTATAactttaaatgcaaaatgttattAGATCTGTATAACTTTGAAACGTTATTAGAAACATCTTACCATCAATTTGATTTTGTGACAGAAACTTAgcctgtggaaaaacacaagACGATAAACCTGTATAAATCTAGACTAAAGTGACAAAATGAGAGAAAAACCGTCCAGAGGGGCTTTCAACTCACCATGTTGAAGGGATTTGTGTCAGCGACTTTCTGTAATGTCACTCCCTTCCTCAACTTAATAGCCCCTACGCCTGTGGTGGTTCTAAAGTCCAGCAGTGCAAGAGGACGAGCGTAACTGACACCACGCCACGTTGCTGTGGAAACAGGGCAACCTGATAGCATGTGCCAAGTCTACCTGTCTGGGCAGACAATGTCCAGCGAAACAAAACTTCTTTAAATTATAAAAACCATGAATGCACAAACCAGGACTAACTAAGCTTGTAGATTCTCATTTAATTTACAGACTTAACAAGaatgaaaaaacagaaaatgtaatgTACAAGACATGATTTCTCTACAGGGTTAGTGAgatttgcatgtgttttaaaatgcagaaatagtaaaaaaaacgtaacagacacatacagaaatGGGATTTAAGTAATGGAAAATTGTGAATATTAATACTGATATGAATTCTTATAACAACAGTATGATATTTTAACGGCCTTGTTAATACGTCATCTCATTTACACATGAAAATTCTGGGGGGACGGTACAATACAATAGAATACAACAACACTGCAATTGTTTCTGAAGCGTACCTCAAACTTAACACTGCTTGtttgtttaacaattagcaccATTGCAtctcatatttcttttttcttttcatcttaaTTCGTCAATACAAGATCTGAGCCACTTTTTTTGATCTGGGGTAATACTgatctgttttattattatctaaTGACTGTCTCGGATGTATAAGGTGTAATAGGACCACGGCTCTGGGACGTAGATTATCCCGGGGTACTTCTTCCTCAAAACCTCATCATTCCACAGGTACAACACCCAAACAACCACCAAACACAGAGTTGCAATTAAAGTATAAAGGAGGAAAAGTCCATTACTGTCCATGACCTGGCCTTTTTGTCTCTGCTgaatcaccatggcaaccatggCAATGAATGTAATGAGGTAAAGGAGGAAAATTTGGCCTTCAGTCACCAAATACctagaaaacattataaaaaaaaaaaaaaaaaatcactaaaaaAAAGCACTTATGTCACATATATTATAAATTTAGTACCACAGCAACAATGCTTGCCAGTAGTAAAGTGCACTCGGTCCCAGTAGTAGCCACGCAGAGATAGGCAGCTTCCTCTTTTCCTTCCCAGGTGTAAAGCATCCAGTGAAATATACAAagaggatgaaaaaaaagggaacGTACCTAACAGAATTCAGAACAACACGTCAAAAGAAGATGCCACAAAGCACAGTGCttaatatattgtaataattaCTTAACGGCATCTGTAAAAACTCTTGAGGCCGTACTCACCACATCGAATGACCAAGATGTTCATCATAATAGTAAAGCAGCTCAAAGGATTCAATCTGAAAACGAGACGAAACTTATTAGCCCCGGAATTGTTATTTGCAAGCTGCAGTCCATTTCTTATAACAACATTTCACTTAACTGTTTATTtgctaataaatatataattaggATCCACAGTATCACTGAATATTACGGAACGTCCGGACGTGAGGCTGTACCAGAGAGGCAGGTTTCAGGTCTTTGATGATGGGATTTTCTCGGACAGACAAATGTAACTGGTATCCACTCAGGATTAGGCGGTGATTGATGGAGTCGCCCACCAGATGCATACTGGCACCCATGACGAAAGTGACAATACTGAGGTACACCACAGAGCGAGGTAAAGTCCTGGGACTGCGCTCAATCAgctggcaacaaaaaaaaaaaaaaaagaggggtgCAGTGGTTACACGACGCGCATTCGTTTACCAGCCTGCTGTAACATATTTAGTTTAAAAAGGGCTCTTGCGTGTATTTGACGGGGGAAAAGGTTGGATTCTGAGTTACTAAGATAATGGTAATTACAGATCGGTTCCAGGTAAACCAATCGAGagattctaattttattttaaatgacttatacaaaagtcactctggataaaagcgtctgccacattccgtaaacgtaaatgtaacaTCCCATCTATCTCATGTATTAAGAATAATATAGTGATATAGTACCTTTAGCAGCAGAAAGGGTGTTATGACATTGTAAGCCATGTGAAAGTAGTCCCCAGCACTGGGCTTGTTCAAGGGAAACCACTCCAGAGGAAACACGATCTGGGGAGCGTTTAGGAGAGCACATGTTCGGAAGAAATCATTCATAAATACCTGACGTGGCACTTATCACAGCATCACACAGTCTAGATGTATATACACGTCTAACGGAACGTTCATACCATTGCTATGGGCCTGCCAAAGTCCAGAATCCAGTTCTGAACTGTGAAATAGAACCACAGATCCGTGTGGAACTCGGTCTTCCCCACACCGGACCTACAAACACAGAGAGATACAGGGATGTGATTCAGAATCACAGTAAGAAAGCTTTATTAAATCCCTAAGGAAATTGCTTaagctacaactgcacagaggggaagacatacaatgtacagtacaggccaaatgtttgggcacgccatctcattcaatgtgttttctttattttcatgaccatttacgctggtagattctcactgaaggcatcaaaactatgaatgaacacatgtggcgttatgtacttaacaaaaaaaggtgaaataattgaaaacatgttttatattctagtttcttcaaaatagccaccctttggtctcgattctctcgatgagcttcaagaggtcgtcacctgaaatggtttaccgacagtcttgaaggagttcccagaggtgtttagcacttgttggtccctttgccttcactctgcggtccagctcaccccaaaccatctggattgggttcaggtccggtgactgtggaggccaggtctccactttttgttaagtacataactccacatgtgtttattcgtAGTTTTGacaccttcagtgagaatctaccaacgtaaatggtcatgaaaataaagaaaacacattgaatgagaaggtgtgtccaaactattggcctgtactgtgtgtacaagacatacaacaagtgtacagagagacagacatacatttgtgagtataaaaaaaattacaaataagcaCAGAAGTAAGTTTGTAGTAATGGCTAAGacattgcacattatgtaagagtTAAAAAGTTAAGAGTCAATGAGTGAGTTATTGCACAAAAGAACAGCACAACCCCATGTTGTTTACAGCCTCATTGCGCTTAAGATGGCGTGTAAGAGGAGGTTAAAAGGGAAATAAACATCCTGCGTTAATGCAAGCGCTGATCTCTCCGTCAGGGCGAAACAGTAACGCGATTCAAAACGACCTCGACTCCACACGACCAAACCGGACTTCCTGGAGTGCACGGCACTAAAAAAAACGACGCGTTGTGCAAACCTGACATCTGGTGCGGGTTTCTGGGCGGCAGGCACCGGCCGCCTCCGCATCGTGGGAAATTCCGTCTTTTAAACGACGTAAACAGCGTGGGAAGTTATAAGTAATTTATCAGCCCCAAAACAAGCCGCCTGTTCTCCTTATTTACTTCCGGGTTGTCAGCCGAAGGCGcccctttcaaaataaaagtttcacCTTAATTCTTGTAGCAGTTCCCGAAATTACTAAATGCTGAAAATAGATAGATTACAAAAAtagattaaaatattaataatggaATAAATACATGTAAGCAATTTATTTGAGTCACTTATATGCATAAGTTGTCTGACCGTATTTAGTCTATAATAaatattcaattaaattaatagCTTTTACCGGTTACTGTTGTATATGTGTGGTTAATGATTTTCTCTGCCCTGATTAACAAACTAAAGGCaccataatattattttattgaatttattaATCCTCATCCAATCGAAAAATTCTACTGTATTCGCTTCTATTCCGAATACAGACTTGATGGAAATGCACTGTGTTAACAGCAGAGGGCGAACCACAGAGAAAGGGAACAGGCGTCTCAATCGATCCCAGAGCCGACCAACCCTGCACGTCCTGCGTGGATCTGCGACCACCAGTGACTCCTCACGACAGGTGCGCATTCCAAACACGCGTGGAAGCGCCTTCTACCGATAAACGGCCCGTCTCGAGTGGAGAAAAACTAACGCTTCGTTCCGCTGCAGGCTGTGAAGCAGATGTAGTGAAGTATAAAATGATTTATGCACGTTGTAAAGTGCTGGCTATCATTATACCTCCTCACTTGGGTACGGaaggctaaaaataaaaacggaTGACTGGTACGTAATCAGAGATTACCGACATAATTAATCACCCTCTGTAATCTACTTCTGAAGAAGGTTTTTCCAGCGGCTCATCATTTAATACTGCCATGGAGACATGGTTTGGTAACAGAGGAGTCCTCTCACATTTGGAAAAGCATGCAGATAATATATTGCTCAGTATTGCTCCTTTATTTGACAGCCAGTCCCACCCTTGGCAGCAAAAGCAGCCCTTGCTTTCCCATTTCTGGCAAGTAACAGCCATGTGCTGGCAGCGTGGTGTTAAAGGTTGTCGACCCCGCGCCAGGAcgtctgtaaatgtgtttttttttttcaaacaaagAGCTCTGCTTTAAAAACAATAGCAGCTGGGGGGTCATCCGTGGACTCCTGATGCAAGAAATCAGTTCTTTTTATCACTTACAAGCGcgtgtaacattaaaatacacagtGATAGAACAGTAGAacaactgtttaaaaaaatattagggGCACAGTTCAAGGTTTCCTGTATTACAGTGTAATTACACACATGTATTAACATCTGttaagttgtgttttttttttatctgcgtTTTCTGACCGGTGTTCGCGCTCCCCTCGACACTCGACTGCTCCGGCCTGGCCGCGCGTCGACGCGTCTCGCGTTACAGGCGCGTCCGACGCGGCCGCGCCGCGCTCGTCGCTGACAGAACGGAgaacccccaccaccaccctccaGAAAACGAGCTCCGCTGCCCCCCCCGGCCGCAGGGAAGACGTGGAAGGGTCCCGGACCGCGCCGAAACCCGCATGCCGTTCTAATTCGCCCCCGAACTCCACTTTTTTTTCGTCATATACagatatatactttttttttttgggccaaaATGCGGgagacggcggcggcggcggcggtgtcGAGCCCGAGCTCCTCTCTCCTGTCGGCCAGGACAAGATGGCAGCggcgcagcagcagcggcggcaggCGGACTGTTCATGGTATGGGCGGCTTTTAACTCCATAGCATGTCCGGAGGAGCCCTGCTTTCTGCCATCACTTACTCTACATGAAGGTAAGACGCCGATGCTTCCGTCGGGGTCGCACTTGTCGCCTGGCCGAAGGGGCCGGGAGTCGCCGACGGGGGAAAAGAACCGAGCTGCTGGCGCGGCTGTGCTAATGTTTAGCCGGAGAAACGCGTAAAATAGACGCGTAAAAGTACAAAACTCGAATAGGTTTTATTAATTAACGTGTGTGCACTTTTAATGCGGGAATGACACTTTTCGTAAAGAAAAATACACCACCgagcacgtttttttttattatttccgtCGAGAAAACGTGGTCGACGTTTCCAAAAAAACACGACGGCAAAGGAGGGTAAATTACACGGTAGAAGCGTCGAGAAACACGCCTGGTCTCGCCGCGACGGCCCCGGAAGAAACGCGGATGCGTTTCAGCACCCCATCGCGGCCGCGTGGAAAAAACACGTAACTATTAACCAGAGGCATAGTTAGTTAAACCAAGTTAAACGGCGAACTACGTGTGGATTTAAATTTCGCTTGTTAACCCGCACCTACGGAAGtatggggtaaaaaaaaaaaaagaaaaatattcacTGTCGTCGGGGACAAAGGTctaggagtttttttttgttgttgttgttggacgCGATCGATAAAATCGACGGGTCACGTTGGTTTGAAGTTAAGTTTGTGGGTTTCCGTGAGAAACGTTGTTTTAAGGACGATTTGACGTTAAGAAAACGcctctggttgtgtgtgtgtgtgtgtgtgtgtgtgtgtgtgtgtgtgtgtgtgtgtgtgttttccccacAGCGCTCGCTTCCTTTTTCGAAGTTGCAGGCGTGCAGTGGGACAAAGTGAAGCTCTGTGGTCGCTGCGACGAGGAAACTCTGTTTCTGGGAAACACCagactatctatctatctatctatctatctatctatctatctatctatctatctctctctctctctctctctctctctctctctctctctctctctctctctctctctctctctctatatatatatatatatatatatatatatatatatatatttatttaaaccgAAACTCCCAcgtttcgttttattttttttactcagttcACCCCTCCTCGGTTATTTGGGAGAATTGTAGTGTCGTGTTTGCCAGATCTGTAATGCAGGCTTTATTACCGCTTTCTGGTGGATGGAGCGTGGAACATATGCCGATGTTGGTGCTGGTGGCACCACTGCATGGTTAATATGCGAGACTATATTTAGTCCGTTGGAGGATCTAAGCGCagctgatgttttatttatagaCGACAACCCGACACgctggttttattatttatatgttttcaCATGTTTAAATCCAACGGTTTTACCCCAAGACTCGCAAAATATCTGTGCGTCTATGTGCATTCTGATCTTTCAACCGTTCACCCTTCACGCTCAGATAAATTCCTCTAGGGTTCAAAGTCAAACTTCCGCTCATTTAAATAGTTttcaagaaaaaacatttctttgtttGCTATACTGATACTGTGCAAATATTTTACAGTCACATAGGCCTCTGTGTGGG contains these protein-coding regions:
- the tex9 gene encoding testis-expressed protein 9, which gives rise to MAESRASVQRKESCSARTARPPGLAKAGKRPVSAPQKETPMMDIFAKEQEYKRMNAELEARTAEIVRQAEEVMRGQNKVLTKPLPSHLDVELEGDYEDSRNAQSVTVSEGGKRSAKKDSSKNTLPSRQQSRNGIKPQKKKAGGTVAEDVAIVEADFSLEKTISDIEARLDDGVSPELRDDVMPSAGDRMGSEAQIRFLKAKLRVMQEELDRLSHECNKKDNESSSFSNKLKDAEEDRSRLQRTTNIQQSQIEKHRAVVEEANRRCDGLQHQVTALQKEIEELKRAQKQAAINHSATEVRLNRALEEAEKYKTQLNKIKQNNKESASQEHQKIEILQAENKKLEKQKAELIAGFNKQLKLIDILKRQKMHFEAAKMLSFTEEEFVKALDWGKF
- the calml4a gene encoding calmodulin-like protein 4a; this translates as MLSGCPVSTATWRGVSYARPLALLDFRTTTGVGAIKLRKGVTLQKVADTNPFNMAKFLSQNQIDEFKECFSLYDKKRKGKIEAKDLITVMRCLGTSPTFSEIDRHLQVHKIDKKGEVDFSTFLTMMHRQMQQEDPKAEILEAMRMTDKQKKGYILASELRAKLTGLGEKLTNEEVDDLFSEANVGPDGRVHYEEFTRMVTLPPVDY
- the cln6a gene encoding ceroid-lipofuscinosis neuronal protein 6a, whose translation is MRRRPVPAAQKPAPDVRSGVGKTEFHTDLWFYFTVQNWILDFGRPIAMIVFPLEWFPLNKPSAGDYFHMAYNVITPFLLLKLIERSPRTLPRSVVYLSIVTFVMGASMHLVGDSINHRLILSGYQLHLSVRENPIIKDLKPASLIESFELLYYYDEHLGHSMWYVPFFFILFVYFTGCFTPGKEKRKLPISAWLLLGPSALYYWYLVTEGQIFLLYLITFIAMVAMVIQQRQKGQVMDSNGLFLLYTLIATLCLVVVWVLYLWNDEVLRKKYPGIIYVPEPWSYYTLYIRDSH